A window of Nitrospirota bacterium contains these coding sequences:
- a CDS encoding endonuclease III domain-containing protein, whose amino-acid sequence MFELLHAAYGPRHWWPGQSPFEVAVGAILTQNTNWGNV is encoded by the coding sequence ATGTTCGAGCTGCTTCACGCGGCCTACGGCCCCCGGCACTGGTGGCCGGGGCAGAGCCCCTTCGAAGTGGCCGTGGGCGCCATCCTCACCCAGAACACCAACTGGGGGAACGTCC